The nucleotide sequence CGTCGGCGGTGATGGCCGACGCGAGATCGGAGGCGAGATAGACGGCGGTGTTGCCGACGTCTTCGGCCGTGACGTTGCGGCGCAGCGGCGCCATCTTCGGAACGATGTCGAGCATCTTCGTCGCGCCGCCGACCTGCCGCATGCTTGCGGTCTTGATCGGACCCGCCGAAATGGCGTTGACGCGTATGCCGCGGTCGCCGAGATCGTACGCGAGATAGCGCATTCCGGCCTCGAGCGCGGCCTTGGCGACGCCCATGAGATTGTAGTTCGGAACGATCTGCGTCGCACCCAGATAGGTAAGCGTCATGATCGAGGCGCCGTCGTTGAGCCCTTCGCGCAACGTCTGCACGAGCGCGATCAAAGAGAACGCCGAGACGTCTAGCGAGAGCGAGTATCCGCCGCGCGAGGTGTCGTACACCTTGCCCGAAAGGTCTTCTTTGTTCGCGTAAGCGATACAGTGGACGAGCGCGTCAAGTTTTCCGAAGTTTTTCGCAACGTCGTCGCGCATCGCGGCCAGCGACGCGTCGTTGGAGACGTCGCACTCGACGACGTGCGCCCCGCCGAGTTCGGCGGCGAGTTTTTCGACTTCGTCTTTGACGCGTTCGCCTTGATAGGTCAGGGCGAGCGTCGCGCCATTCTCATGGAACTTCCGGGCGATGCCGGTCGCGATGGACCAGCG is from Candidatus Baltobacteraceae bacterium and encodes:
- a CDS encoding enoyl-ACP reductase, with protein sequence MKLLEGKRALVTGVANRWSIATGIARKFHENGATLALTYQGERVKDEVEKLAAELGGAHVVECDVSNDASLAAMRDDVAKNFGKLDALVHCIAYANKEDLSGKVYDTSRGGYSLSLDVSAFSLIALVQTLREGLNDGASIMTLTYLGATQIVPNYNLMGVAKAALEAGMRYLAYDLGDRGIRVNAISAGPIKTASMRQVGGATKMLDIVPKMAPLRRNVTAEDVGNTAVYLASDLASAITADVHFVDAGYHTMGMLPPDFKM